One part of the Corynebacterium sp. CNCTC7651 genome encodes these proteins:
- the acnA gene encoding aconitate hydratase AcnA yields the protein MAESKNSFNAKKTLEVGDKSYDYFALDAVEGMEKLPYSLKVLGENLLRTEDGKNVTADHINAIANWDPSAEPSIEIQFTPARVLMQDFTGVPCVVDLATMREAVSALGGSPEQVNPLNPAEMVIDHSVIIEAFGSESALDKNVEIEYERNEERYQFLRWGAENFSNFRVVPPGTGIVHQVNIEYLSRVVFDNEGVAYPDTCIGTDSHTTMQNGLGILGWGVGGIEAEAAMLGQPVSMLIPRVVGFKLTGEIPAGVTATDVVLTITEMLRQHGVVQKFVEFYGNGVKQIPLANRATIGNMSPEFGSTCAIFPIDEETINYLHLTGRSQEDIDRVEAYAKAQGMWLEQDAAEAEYSEYLELDLSTVVPSIAGPKRPQDRILLSESKSTFRAQLPDYNTAGDETFEPVRAPKVDTVSYNESWPGNGESAAEGAEGRASKPVIVESPQGGEYTLDHGAVAIAAITSCTNTSNPSVMVGAALLARKAAEKGLKAKPWVKTIMAPGSQVVDGYYERADLWKDLEAVGFYLTGFGCASCIGNSGPLPNEVSEAINEFDLTATAVLSGNRNFEGRISPDVKMNYLASPLLVIAYAIAGTMDFDFETQPLGQDQDGNDVFLKDVWPSTEEIEETIASTISREMYEADYADVFKGDEQWQGLDIPQGQTFAWNEDSTYIRKAPYFDGMPTEPEAVTDIEGARVLAKLGDSVTTDHISPASSIKPGTPAADYLDSHGVERHDYNSFGSRRGNHEVMVRGTFANIRLRNELVDEQGGYTRDFTKEGAPQDFIYNAAMNYEAAGIPLVVLAGKEYGTGSSRDWAAKGTNLLGVRAVIAESFERIHRSNLIGMGVLPLQFPEGESHGSLGLDGTETFAISGITAFNEGEEIPRTVHVTATKDGGETVEFDAVVRVDTPGEAEYYRHGGILQYVLRQMVKS from the coding sequence GTGGCAGAAAGCAAGAACTCCTTCAATGCTAAGAAGACGCTCGAGGTCGGCGACAAGTCTTACGACTACTTCGCGCTCGACGCCGTCGAAGGCATGGAGAAGCTTCCGTACTCCCTGAAGGTGCTGGGCGAGAACCTGCTGCGCACCGAGGACGGCAAGAACGTCACCGCAGACCACATCAACGCAATCGCGAACTGGGACCCCTCGGCAGAGCCGTCCATCGAGATCCAGTTCACCCCGGCCCGCGTCCTCATGCAGGACTTCACCGGCGTGCCGTGTGTGGTTGACCTCGCCACCATGCGTGAGGCCGTGTCCGCCCTCGGCGGCAGCCCGGAGCAGGTGAACCCGCTGAACCCGGCAGAGATGGTCATCGACCACTCCGTGATCATCGAGGCTTTCGGTTCGGAGAGCGCTCTGGACAAGAACGTCGAGATTGAGTACGAGCGCAACGAGGAGCGCTACCAGTTCCTGCGCTGGGGTGCGGAGAACTTCTCCAACTTCCGCGTTGTCCCGCCGGGAACCGGCATTGTCCACCAGGTGAACATCGAGTACCTCTCCCGCGTTGTCTTCGACAACGAGGGCGTTGCGTACCCGGACACCTGCATTGGTACGGACTCCCACACCACCATGCAGAACGGCCTGGGCATCCTGGGCTGGGGCGTTGGCGGCATCGAGGCTGAGGCCGCAATGCTCGGCCAGCCGGTCTCCATGCTCATCCCGCGCGTTGTGGGCTTCAAGCTCACCGGCGAGATTCCGGCCGGCGTGACCGCGACCGACGTCGTGCTCACCATCACCGAGATGCTGCGCCAGCACGGCGTGGTGCAGAAGTTCGTCGAGTTCTATGGCAACGGTGTCAAGCAGATCCCGCTGGCAAACCGCGCCACCATCGGCAACATGTCCCCAGAGTTCGGCTCCACCTGCGCGATCTTCCCGATCGACGAGGAGACCATCAACTACCTCCACCTCACCGGCCGTTCCCAGGAGGACATCGACCGCGTCGAGGCATACGCCAAGGCACAGGGCATGTGGCTGGAGCAGGACGCTGCTGAGGCTGAGTACTCCGAGTACCTCGAGCTGGACCTCTCCACCGTCGTGCCGTCCATCGCTGGCCCGAAGCGCCCGCAGGACCGCATTCTGCTGTCCGAGTCCAAGTCCACCTTCCGCGCACAGCTGCCGGACTACAACACCGCTGGCGACGAAACCTTCGAGCCGGTCCGCGCACCGAAGGTAGACACTGTCTCCTACAACGAGTCGTGGCCGGGCAACGGCGAGTCCGCTGCCGAGGGTGCTGAGGGCCGCGCGTCCAAGCCGGTCATCGTTGAATCCCCGCAGGGCGGCGAGTACACCCTCGACCACGGTGCTGTGGCCATTGCCGCCATCACCTCCTGCACCAACACCTCCAACCCGTCCGTCATGGTCGGCGCGGCGCTGCTGGCACGCAAGGCAGCCGAGAAGGGCCTGAAGGCAAAGCCGTGGGTTAAGACCATCATGGCTCCGGGCTCCCAGGTCGTCGACGGCTACTACGAGCGCGCCGACCTGTGGAAGGACCTCGAGGCTGTGGGCTTCTACCTCACCGGCTTCGGCTGCGCGTCCTGCATCGGTAACTCCGGCCCGCTGCCGAACGAGGTCTCCGAGGCCATCAACGAGTTCGACCTCACCGCGACCGCTGTGCTGTCCGGCAACCGCAACTTCGAGGGCCGCATTTCCCCGGACGTGAAGATGAACTACCTCGCGTCCCCGCTGCTGGTCATCGCATACGCCATCGCCGGCACCATGGACTTCGACTTCGAGACCCAGCCGCTGGGCCAGGACCAGGACGGCAACGATGTCTTCCTGAAGGACGTGTGGCCGTCCACCGAGGAGATCGAGGAGACTATCGCCTCCACCATCTCCCGCGAGATGTACGAGGCTGACTACGCCGACGTATTCAAGGGCGACGAGCAGTGGCAGGGCCTGGACATCCCGCAGGGCCAGACCTTCGCGTGGAACGAGGACTCCACCTACATCCGCAAGGCACCGTACTTCGACGGCATGCCGACGGAGCCGGAGGCAGTCACCGACATCGAGGGCGCCCGCGTGCTTGCCAAGCTGGGCGACTCCGTGACCACCGACCACATCTCCCCCGCTTCCTCCATCAAGCCGGGCACCCCGGCCGCTGACTACCTGGATTCCCACGGTGTGGAGCGCCACGACTACAACTCCTTCGGTTCCCGTCGTGGTAACCACGAGGTCATGGTCCGCGGCACCTTCGCCAACATCCGCCTGCGCAACGAGCTGGTGGATGAGCAGGGCGGCTACACCCGCGACTTCACCAAGGAAGGCGCGCCGCAGGACTTCATCTACAACGCGGCGATGAACTACGAGGCTGCGGGCATTCCGCTGGTCGTGCTCGCAGGCAAGGAGTACGGCACCGGTTCCTCCCGTGACTGGGCTGCAAAGGGCACCAACCTCCTCGGCGTGCGCGCCGTGATCGCGGAGTCCTTCGAGCGCATCCACCGCTCCAACCTGATCGGCATGGGCGTGCTGCCGCTGCAGTTCCCGGAGGGCGAGTCTCACGGCTCCCTGGGCTTGGACGGCACCGAGACCTTCGCAATCTCCGGCATCACCGCCTTCAACGAGGGCGAGGAGATTCCGCGCACCGTCCACGTCACCGCCACCAAGGACGGCGGCGAGACCGTGGAGTTTGACGCAGTTGTCCGCGTGGATACGCCGGGTGAGGCGGAGTACTACCGCCACGGCGGCATCCTGCAGTACGTGCTGCGCCAGATGGTGAAGAGCTAG
- a CDS encoding TetR/AcrR family transcriptional regulator, with protein sequence MPVISDAELNRRRQDIIDAARGCFARYGFEGATVARLEAATGKTRGAIFHHFGDKESLFLAIASEDAERQAEVVSRNGLVEVMRDMLHHPEEHDWYITRSEIMRKLRTDPQFEQRWREHQGVLDRAVRERLASNAGMRDDVTVDLIQTYLETVLEGFITKLAAGEPAERLEAMLDLVEQSVRGQFGQIDQAV encoded by the coding sequence GTGCCCGTCATCAGCGATGCTGAGCTGAACCGCCGCCGCCAAGACATCATCGATGCTGCACGCGGGTGCTTTGCGCGATACGGGTTCGAGGGGGCGACCGTGGCGCGGCTGGAAGCGGCCACAGGCAAGACGCGCGGCGCCATCTTCCACCATTTCGGGGACAAGGAGTCGCTCTTCCTCGCCATTGCGAGCGAGGACGCGGAGCGCCAGGCGGAGGTGGTGTCCCGCAACGGCCTCGTGGAGGTGATGCGCGACATGCTGCACCACCCGGAGGAGCACGATTGGTACATCACCCGCAGCGAGATCATGCGCAAGCTGCGCACGGACCCGCAGTTTGAGCAGCGGTGGCGCGAGCACCAGGGGGTGCTGGACCGCGCGGTGCGTGAGCGCCTCGCATCCAACGCGGGCATGCGCGACGATGTCACCGTGGACCTGATCCAGACCTACCTGGAGACTGTGCTCGAGGGGTTCATCACCAAGCTCGCGGCAGGAGAGCCCGCGGAGCGGCTCGAGGCCATGCTCGATCTTGTGGAACAGTCAGTCCGCGGCCAATTCGGGCAAATAGACCAAGCGGTATAG
- a CDS encoding gamma-glutamyl-gamma-aminobutyrate hydrolase family protein (Members of this family of hydrolases with an active site Cys residue belong to MEROPS family C26.) encodes MAHLLFLSLRNGDIGPQVARAEYHDALKSAGLDEVDLELRIIDSPDAELGPLDGISGVIVGGSSLNVTNSEPSLYDDYQAHVHAILGEVVNSGLPVFFVCFGLSWLVDHFGGAIGHDHAEDSGPTTVYVTETGRSDVLLGGAPAEFAALTGHTENPQELPSELTLLATGPDGLIQMVRYGEHIWATQFHAEMDADAMRTRMDFYHDYGYFAPEAYARIVADLPNHDVAAANGLVRRFAEYCAAR; translated from the coding sequence ATGGCTCACCTCTTGTTCCTCTCCCTCCGCAACGGCGACATCGGCCCCCAGGTCGCGCGCGCCGAGTACCACGACGCGTTGAAGTCGGCCGGGCTGGATGAGGTGGACCTTGAGCTGCGCATCATCGACTCCCCTGACGCCGAGCTCGGCCCGCTTGACGGCATCTCCGGAGTCATCGTCGGCGGCAGCTCCCTGAACGTCACCAACTCGGAGCCTTCGCTTTACGACGATTACCAGGCCCACGTCCACGCCATCCTCGGCGAGGTGGTTAACTCCGGCCTGCCGGTCTTCTTCGTGTGCTTCGGGCTGTCCTGGCTGGTGGACCACTTCGGCGGCGCGATCGGCCACGACCACGCGGAGGATTCCGGGCCGACGACGGTGTACGTAACCGAAACGGGCCGGTCCGATGTGCTTTTGGGTGGTGCACCGGCCGAGTTCGCAGCGCTGACCGGGCACACCGAGAACCCCCAAGAGCTTCCATCTGAGCTGACGCTGCTCGCAACCGGCCCGGACGGGCTGATCCAGATGGTGCGCTACGGCGAGCACATCTGGGCCACCCAGTTCCACGCGGAAATGGATGCGGACGCGATGCGCACCCGCATGGACTTCTACCACGACTACGGCTACTTCGCGCCCGAGGCCTACGCCCGCATTGTGGCGGACCTGCCGAACCACGATGTGGCAGCGGCGAACGGTTTGGTCCGCCGCTTCGCAGAGTACTGCGCGGCGCGGTAG
- a CDS encoding NAD(P)H-binding protein has protein sequence MTTPETDQLHVLVIGAGGNVSKHSVPMLIEAGHRVSALVRNPDYAQRLKDHGATVIVQDLTDLNTADWERLVTPFDVIVWSAGAGGGSAERTYDVDRDAAMKLIDALEMFDEVAPRLVMVSYAGATTNTAEDDGGSWYAYVESKKAVDKRLLESNLPYVILGPTKLTDESSNGINVLSSARDADSTTSRELVAQVIVEAVSRDELLTPNPFEFEDGTTPVTELP, from the coding sequence ATGACTACTCCAGAAACTGACCAGCTCCACGTCCTTGTCATCGGCGCTGGCGGCAACGTCTCCAAGCACTCCGTGCCCATGCTGATTGAGGCTGGCCACCGCGTCTCCGCGCTCGTGCGCAACCCGGATTACGCCCAGCGCTTGAAGGACCACGGCGCGACCGTGATCGTGCAGGACCTGACGGACCTCAATACCGCGGACTGGGAGCGCTTGGTTACCCCGTTCGACGTGATCGTGTGGTCCGCCGGCGCAGGCGGCGGCTCCGCGGAGCGCACCTACGACGTTGACCGTGATGCCGCGATGAAGCTCATCGACGCCCTCGAGATGTTCGACGAAGTCGCCCCACGCCTGGTCATGGTGTCCTACGCCGGCGCCACCACGAATACCGCTGAGGACGACGGCGGGTCCTGGTACGCCTATGTCGAAAGCAAGAAGGCGGTGGACAAGCGTCTGCTGGAGTCGAACCTGCCGTACGTCATCCTGGGACCGACGAAGCTTACCGACGAAAGCTCCAACGGCATCAACGTGCTCAGCAGCGCACGCGACGCGGACTCCACCACGTCCCGCGAGCTTGTCGCCCAGGTGATCGTGGAGGCTGTCTCGCGCGACGAGCTGCTGACCCCGAACCCGTTCGAGTTCGAGGACGGCACCACCCCGGTCACCGAGCTGCCTTAA
- a CDS encoding ACT domain-containing protein yields MHAIITTTGADRVGIIAGIANAAAERNLNIVDLSQTLMDNFFTMIMRVELPEAADGTPVDMGELQQHLAAAGERLGVMVRIQAEDLFTAMNEI; encoded by the coding sequence ATGCACGCAATCATCACCACCACCGGCGCGGACCGGGTGGGCATCATCGCCGGCATCGCCAACGCGGCTGCGGAGCGCAACCTCAACATCGTGGACCTGTCGCAGACGCTCATGGATAACTTCTTCACCATGATCATGCGCGTGGAGCTGCCGGAGGCTGCCGACGGCACTCCTGTGGATATGGGTGAGCTGCAGCAGCACCTCGCTGCCGCGGGTGAACGGCTGGGCGTGATGGTGCGCATCCAGGCGGAGGACCTGTTCACCGCGATGAACGAGATCTAG